A stretch of Microbulbifer bruguierae DNA encodes these proteins:
- a CDS encoding PA4780 family RIO1-like protein kinase — translation MKVPKRLQPLVDDGMIDEVMAQLMSGKEAQVYVVRCGDDLRCAKVFKEARQRSFKQAVQYQEGRNMRNSRRARAMSKKTRYGQKEQEQAWVSAEVDALYRLASAGVRVPEPYGFVDGVLLMELVADEEGYAAPRLDDVTLSAEQARDYHAQVMADVVRMLCAGLVHGDLSEFNVLLDRDGPVIIDLPQAVDAAGNNNAAMMLQRDVDNMRNYFGRFAPELLATDYGREIWALYEAGELHPESTLTGVFEHDTTSVDVTDLMEVIDDVRAEEAERLAPVWEE, via the coding sequence ATGAAAGTACCCAAGAGATTACAACCGCTGGTCGATGACGGCATGATCGACGAGGTCATGGCGCAGTTGATGAGCGGTAAGGAAGCGCAGGTGTATGTGGTGCGCTGCGGCGACGACCTGCGTTGCGCCAAGGTCTTCAAGGAGGCCCGGCAGCGCAGCTTCAAACAGGCGGTGCAGTACCAGGAAGGCCGCAATATGCGCAACAGCCGCCGCGCGCGGGCGATGTCGAAGAAGACGCGCTACGGCCAGAAAGAGCAGGAACAGGCGTGGGTGAGCGCCGAGGTCGATGCGCTGTATCGACTGGCGTCGGCCGGCGTGCGCGTCCCCGAGCCATACGGCTTCGTCGACGGTGTCTTGCTGATGGAACTGGTGGCCGATGAGGAGGGCTACGCGGCCCCGCGGCTGGATGACGTCACGCTGAGTGCAGAGCAGGCCCGCGATTATCACGCCCAGGTAATGGCCGACGTGGTGCGCATGTTGTGTGCGGGCCTGGTACACGGCGACCTGTCCGAGTTCAACGTGCTGCTGGACCGCGACGGCCCGGTGATCATCGATTTGCCCCAGGCAGTGGATGCGGCCGGCAACAACAACGCCGCCATGATGCTACAGCGCGATGTCGACAACATGCGCAACTATTTCGGCCGCTTCGCCCCGGAACTACTGGCGACCGATTACGGCAGGGAAATCTGGGCGCTGTATGAGGCCGGTGAGCTGCACCCGGAAAGTACCCTGACAGGGGTTTTCGAACATGACACCACCAGCGTCGACGTTACGGACCTGATGGAAGTTATCGATGACGTGCGCGCAGAAGAGGCCGAGCGGCTGGCGCCGGTCTGGGAAGAGTAG
- a CDS encoding M14 family metallopeptidase has protein sequence MNTAPAFYPIGTPGTPWGDAERNQWLSGQTRQRSYASEVVSKIEPLRARFDVEEYGRLDYGDEGFPLLAIRSRDWNDELPVVLVTGGVHGYETSGVHGALQFVDQHGAEYAGRVNLLVAPCISPWGYERIHRWNPHAIDPNRSFYENSPAEESAALMRLVAPVRDRVLMHIDLHETTDTDETEFRPALAARDGKPFTPGGIPDGFYLVDDSENPQPEFQQAVIAAVEKVTHIAPADDNNEIIGSPAVARGVIEYPLKKLGLCASVTNATYKTTTEVYPDSPRATPAQCNTAQAVAVCAAIDYALAHS, from the coding sequence ATGAACACCGCCCCCGCATTCTATCCAATCGGTACCCCCGGCACGCCCTGGGGTGACGCGGAACGCAATCAGTGGCTGTCGGGTCAGACCCGTCAGCGTAGCTACGCGTCTGAGGTGGTCAGCAAGATCGAGCCACTGCGCGCGCGCTTCGATGTGGAAGAGTATGGGCGTCTGGACTACGGCGACGAGGGCTTCCCACTACTGGCGATCCGCAGCCGCGACTGGAATGACGAACTGCCAGTGGTACTGGTGACCGGCGGGGTACATGGCTACGAGACCAGCGGCGTACACGGTGCGCTGCAGTTTGTGGATCAGCATGGCGCGGAGTACGCCGGCCGCGTCAACCTGCTGGTGGCACCCTGCATCAGCCCCTGGGGCTACGAGCGCATCCACCGCTGGAACCCGCACGCCATCGACCCCAACCGTTCGTTCTACGAGAACAGCCCGGCGGAAGAGTCGGCGGCGCTGATGCGCCTGGTGGCGCCGGTTCGCGATCGTGTGCTGATGCACATCGACCTGCACGAAACCACCGATACCGACGAAACCGAATTCCGCCCCGCACTGGCCGCCCGCGATGGCAAGCCGTTCACGCCGGGTGGCATTCCCGATGGCTTCTACCTGGTGGACGACAGCGAGAACCCGCAGCCAGAATTCCAGCAGGCGGTGATCGCGGCAGTGGAGAAGGTCACCCATATCGCCCCGGCCGATGACAATAACGAGATCATCGGCTCACCGGCGGTCGCTCGTGGTGTCATTGAGTATCCGCTTAAAAAACTCGGCCTCTGTGCCAGTGTCACCAATGCCACCTACAAAACCACCACCGAGGTTTATCCCGATAGCCCCCGTGCCACGCCCGCGCAGTGCAATACCGCACAGGCCGTTGCTGTGTGTGCAGCCATCGATTACGCGCTGGCGCACAGCTAA
- a CDS encoding DNA polymerase II translates to MPQGFLLTRHSFDQRGSTCIHYWLATPEGPVKLVIEGERPVFMVKVADRTQVAEALAGVPYEWQQLGFQTFGREEAAMLYFPTIDAHRRAQTLLQTRGIELLEADFRLHDRYLMERFVRGGLYFEGLAQAKDGYTEYRQVRLKGAEVQPDFKVVSLDVECSGQGELYSVGLYGHGVEEVLMVGKAEAADTAIYWVDDERALLQALEARIQSLDPDIIIGWSVVDFDFRLLVKRAGRYGLRLKLGRGGTDARWRDGREGNQGFVTLPGRVVLDGIDGLKSATYNFESFSLEFVAQTLLGRGKDTEDVDNRLAAIEHDFRHNKPKLAAYNLEDCRLVWDIYQHTRLLDYLRLRAQLTGLELDRSGGSVAAFTNLYLPRLHRSRYVAPNLPADGGLASPGGYVMDSRPGLYDNVLVLDFKSLYPSIIRTFKIDPMGLIEGLAEEAQEESEEGGTDKNTIPGFRGARFSRDKHFLPDIITNLWAERDIAKQEQDAARSQAIKIIMNSFYGVLGSGGCRFYDTRLASSITLRGHEIMQQTARWIEKLGHQVIYGDTDSTFVWLSGRPSPEEADAIGKGLASEINTRWQNKLKDELALQCELEIEFETHYQRFLMPTIRGSEAGSKKRYAGLVIKGSEEKLVFKGLETVRSDWTPLAKQFQTQLYGMVFKGEDPTDYIRETVEKTRAGEMDEQLVYRKRLRRKLEQYVKNVPPQVRAARLADEHRRQQGLEPRYQNKGWIHYVITLNGPEPVDYRQSPMDYQHYIDKQLKPVADAILPFIDLDFDSLVDGQMGLFGV, encoded by the coding sequence TTGCCCCAAGGATTTCTCCTCACTCGCCACAGCTTTGATCAGCGCGGCAGCACCTGCATCCACTACTGGCTGGCCACGCCCGAGGGCCCGGTCAAGCTGGTCATAGAGGGCGAGCGCCCGGTTTTTATGGTGAAGGTGGCGGACCGCACCCAGGTGGCCGAGGCGCTGGCCGGCGTGCCGTACGAATGGCAGCAGCTGGGCTTCCAGACCTTTGGCCGCGAAGAAGCGGCCATGCTGTATTTTCCCACCATTGACGCGCACCGCCGGGCCCAGACCCTATTGCAAACTCGTGGCATCGAGTTGCTTGAAGCGGACTTTCGTCTGCACGACCGTTACCTGATGGAGCGCTTTGTCCGCGGTGGCCTCTACTTTGAAGGGCTGGCCCAGGCCAAAGACGGCTATACGGAATATCGCCAGGTTCGCCTCAAGGGCGCCGAGGTACAGCCGGACTTCAAGGTGGTTTCTCTGGATGTGGAGTGCTCTGGCCAGGGTGAGCTGTATTCCGTCGGTCTATACGGGCATGGGGTGGAAGAGGTGCTGATGGTGGGGAAAGCGGAGGCCGCCGACACCGCCATCTACTGGGTGGATGACGAACGGGCGCTGCTCCAGGCGCTGGAGGCCAGGATTCAATCCCTGGACCCGGACATCATCATCGGCTGGTCCGTGGTGGACTTTGATTTTCGGCTGCTGGTGAAACGGGCGGGGCGGTATGGCCTGCGCCTGAAACTGGGGCGCGGTGGTACTGATGCGCGCTGGCGGGATGGTCGGGAAGGCAATCAGGGCTTCGTGACGCTGCCGGGCAGGGTGGTTCTTGATGGCATCGACGGACTGAAGAGCGCCACCTACAACTTTGAAAGCTTCAGCCTGGAGTTCGTGGCCCAGACGCTGCTGGGCAGGGGCAAGGACACCGAAGACGTGGACAACCGCCTGGCGGCGATTGAACACGATTTTCGCCATAACAAACCCAAGCTGGCTGCGTACAACCTGGAAGACTGCCGCCTGGTCTGGGATATATACCAGCACACCCGCCTGCTGGATTACCTGCGCCTGCGGGCCCAGCTCACCGGCCTAGAGCTTGACCGCAGCGGCGGCTCGGTGGCGGCCTTTACCAACCTCTACCTGCCCAGGCTGCACCGCAGCCGCTATGTGGCACCCAACCTGCCGGCCGACGGTGGCCTGGCCAGCCCGGGCGGCTATGTGATGGACTCCCGGCCGGGCCTTTACGACAACGTGCTGGTGCTGGACTTCAAGAGCCTGTATCCCAGCATTATCCGTACCTTCAAGATCGATCCTATGGGTTTGATTGAGGGATTGGCTGAGGAGGCGCAAGAGGAATCGGAAGAGGGTGGGACGGATAAAAACACCATCCCCGGTTTTCGCGGCGCGCGCTTTTCCCGTGACAAGCACTTTCTGCCGGACATCATTACCAATCTCTGGGCGGAGCGCGACATCGCCAAGCAGGAGCAGGATGCCGCCCGCTCCCAAGCCATCAAGATCATCATGAACTCTTTCTACGGGGTACTCGGAAGCGGGGGCTGCCGTTTTTACGACACGCGCCTGGCCAGCTCCATCACCCTGCGCGGTCACGAGATCATGCAGCAGACGGCCCGCTGGATTGAGAAACTCGGCCACCAGGTCATTTATGGCGATACCGACTCCACCTTTGTCTGGCTGAGTGGCCGCCCCAGCCCGGAAGAAGCGGATGCGATCGGCAAGGGCCTGGCGAGCGAGATCAACACGCGCTGGCAGAACAAGCTCAAAGACGAGCTGGCGTTGCAGTGCGAACTGGAGATCGAATTCGAAACCCACTACCAGCGCTTTTTAATGCCCACCATTCGCGGCTCGGAGGCCGGCTCCAAGAAGCGCTATGCGGGCTTGGTGATAAAAGGGAGCGAGGAAAAGCTGGTCTTCAAGGGCCTGGAAACCGTGCGCAGTGACTGGACGCCCCTGGCCAAGCAGTTCCAGACCCAGCTCTACGGGATGGTGTTTAAGGGTGAAGATCCGACCGACTATATCCGCGAGACGGTGGAGAAAACCCGGGCAGGGGAGATGGACGAGCAGCTGGTGTATCGCAAGCGGCTCAGGCGCAAGCTGGAGCAGTACGTAAAAAACGTGCCGCCCCAGGTGCGCGCCGCGCGACTGGCCGATGAACACCGCCGCCAGCAGGGGCTGGAACCCCGCTACCAGAACAAGGGCTGGATTCACTACGTGATCACCCTCAATGGTCCGGAGCCAGTGGACTACCGTCAGTCACCGATGGATTACCAGCACTATATCGACAAACAGCTCAAGCCGGTGGCCGATGCCATATTGCCCTTTATCGATCTGGATTTTGACAGTCTGGTGGATGGCCAGATGGGCCTGTTCGGGGTGTAG
- a CDS encoding PKD domain-containing protein produces the protein MRKVAKYFIFIFNITITNVVFAQELLKSSAEYSYEIYVDSRENRFSQSVSETIPFVTKEIYSTNLLGLNVPLFHPEYDDSSWPYNGTFAAEYAVSTAAFASLSNLSVLSSFHLFNFVAEWGEVMNGHISQNANSVLQLSLSHTDAGTLYLQPVFEIRGTRRGNFSYAPHIVSLNMTLNGEPSSKSDLFAGTAPSDGTVWQDTQVIASEIPAEVPAGAEALFTFEQQVQIEVIFEPGHGFDESGDYYSGIENTAVLLGVNLYEDPEMTTPVIRRVTVSSASGLDITVVNASDLPPVADVNGPYTGTAGSPIEFDGSGSYDPEGGAMSFAWDFGDGNFSTEPSPKHAYAVPDDYLVVLTVTDDMGNIDTTTTLAQVNAANQYPTANPGGPYAASEGESVNFDGAGSVDPDGNIVMYTWDFGDGSSGIGAMPKHTYTSAGLYTVTLQIMDDYGDSHAASTTVSVAAVPINTQPLCTSAIASDALLWPPNHGYRDILINNVSDPDGDPVTIVIDEIYQDELVDGRGDGSFVPDARGIGSDTAEVRAERSASGNGRIYHILFSASDSRGGLCSGQVTVGVPLKSKETAVDGGQLYDSTIAD, from the coding sequence ATGCGTAAAGTAGCTAAATATTTTATTTTCATTTTTAATATAACAATTACTAACGTTGTCTTCGCTCAGGAACTACTTAAAAGCTCGGCTGAATATTCTTACGAAATCTACGTTGATTCTCGCGAAAATCGTTTTTCACAGAGCGTCAGCGAAACTATTCCTTTCGTTACCAAAGAAATCTATTCAACCAATCTGTTGGGCTTAAATGTACCCCTGTTTCACCCTGAGTACGACGATAGCTCGTGGCCGTATAATGGCACTTTCGCGGCCGAATATGCAGTATCTACTGCCGCATTTGCCTCTTTGAGCAATCTGTCAGTTCTGAGTTCTTTCCACTTGTTTAATTTTGTTGCTGAGTGGGGTGAAGTGATGAACGGGCATATATCGCAGAATGCCAATTCCGTCCTGCAATTATCTCTGTCGCATACAGATGCTGGCACGTTATACCTGCAACCTGTTTTCGAGATAAGAGGAACGCGAAGAGGAAACTTTAGTTATGCACCTCACATCGTCTCGCTTAATATGACACTGAACGGTGAACCCTCTTCAAAATCCGATCTATTTGCGGGCACCGCGCCGTCAGATGGGACCGTCTGGCAGGATACCCAGGTGATTGCAAGCGAAATTCCAGCGGAAGTGCCTGCAGGCGCAGAAGCTCTCTTTACTTTTGAGCAGCAAGTTCAGATTGAAGTGATTTTCGAACCAGGGCATGGATTTGACGAGTCTGGTGACTACTATTCGGGCATCGAGAATACTGCCGTTTTGCTTGGCGTCAACCTCTACGAAGATCCAGAAATGACCACGCCCGTTATCCGCAGAGTCACAGTATCAAGTGCCAGTGGCTTAGACATTACGGTAGTAAATGCCTCCGACTTGCCCCCGGTAGCTGACGTCAATGGTCCCTATACCGGCACAGCCGGTAGTCCCATCGAATTTGATGGTAGTGGTTCCTACGACCCGGAAGGCGGTGCAATGAGCTTTGCCTGGGATTTTGGCGATGGCAATTTTTCTACCGAGCCATCACCAAAGCATGCCTACGCCGTTCCGGATGACTATTTAGTAGTGCTCACGGTAACGGATGATATGGGAAACATTGATACGACTACCACCTTGGCCCAGGTGAATGCGGCAAACCAATACCCAACAGCAAATCCAGGAGGCCCCTATGCCGCATCAGAAGGAGAGTCTGTCAACTTTGATGGGGCAGGCTCCGTCGATCCCGATGGGAACATTGTTATGTACACCTGGGACTTCGGAGACGGCAGCAGCGGCATCGGGGCCATGCCGAAACATACTTATACATCTGCGGGGCTATACACAGTAACTCTCCAGATTATGGACGATTACGGTGACAGTCACGCCGCCAGCACCACTGTAAGCGTCGCAGCCGTTCCAATTAATACCCAGCCTTTGTGCACAAGCGCCATTGCTAGCGACGCTTTACTCTGGCCGCCCAATCACGGATACCGGGATATCCTGATAAATAATGTATCGGATCCTGATGGGGACCCTGTAACCATTGTCATCGACGAAATATACCAAGACGAACTTGTTGATGGCCGCGGCGATGGTAGTTTTGTACCCGACGCCCGCGGTATTGGCTCGGATACGGCTGAAGTTAGGGCCGAACGCAGTGCCAGCGGTAACGGTCGTATCTACCATATCCTGTTTAGCGCCAGTGATAGCCGCGGAGGACTTTGTAGTGGCCAAGTGACTGTCGGCGTACCATTGAAGTCGAAAGAGACTGCGGTCGATGGTGGGCAGCTATATGACTCAACCATAGCTGACTAG
- a CDS encoding sensor histidine kinase produces the protein MYRYSLRKRVAIAFAMCVAVISVAWGFAFFSAIRLSEDHVLENQLQRAAESYPALTMNLRGYDEVGSLPESLREWARTNPKEGLYEFDTEELHVAVVPIENEQRRAFVVFDVAGIEAESSEDWWWLFVITGVVGTLGVLGFGLGVVVMRRAVAPVVQLANVVADIDPEKLSAEDHKRIASSRFGDDEVGVLARTIEKTLERISAFVERERYFTGSASHELRTPITVILGALELLEESDLSATDRKTVDRVRCATLEMKATIEMFLCLARETDAGQYDEQFLVMPLVSQAIDQQRHLLNGKFVDVEIDDLVKPRVCGHPQAFSIAVNNLVRNAFEHTLDGQVPITIRVSERELFVTNQVGSEADERHTPTESSSQGYGLGLGIVHRLCERNGWSFSLHADETRVVARLAW, from the coding sequence ATGTACCGGTACAGCTTGCGCAAGCGTGTCGCCATTGCATTTGCGATGTGTGTTGCGGTAATCAGCGTGGCCTGGGGATTCGCGTTCTTCTCTGCAATCCGGTTGAGCGAAGACCATGTGTTGGAAAATCAGCTACAACGCGCTGCCGAAAGCTATCCCGCGCTGACGATGAACCTGCGCGGATACGATGAGGTGGGTAGCTTGCCGGAATCACTCAGGGAATGGGCGCGTACAAACCCCAAAGAGGGATTGTACGAATTCGATACCGAAGAGTTGCATGTCGCAGTCGTACCTATCGAAAATGAACAGCGACGCGCATTTGTGGTTTTCGACGTTGCCGGTATTGAGGCTGAGTCTTCAGAGGATTGGTGGTGGCTGTTCGTTATTACCGGGGTCGTGGGTACCCTCGGTGTTCTTGGTTTCGGGCTGGGCGTTGTTGTAATGCGTAGGGCGGTCGCTCCGGTTGTGCAACTCGCTAACGTGGTCGCGGACATCGACCCGGAAAAACTATCGGCCGAAGATCATAAACGCATAGCTTCCAGCCGGTTCGGCGATGATGAGGTTGGTGTGCTCGCCAGGACTATTGAGAAGACGCTTGAGCGTATCAGCGCATTTGTGGAAAGGGAAAGATACTTTACCGGTTCAGCCAGTCATGAGTTGCGTACGCCGATCACCGTGATACTGGGCGCGCTGGAGCTGCTGGAAGAAAGTGATCTGTCAGCGACCGATAGAAAAACGGTAGATCGAGTGCGGTGTGCGACGCTCGAAATGAAAGCTACGATCGAAATGTTCTTATGCCTCGCTCGCGAAACCGACGCTGGGCAGTATGACGAGCAGTTTTTAGTGATGCCGCTGGTAAGCCAGGCAATAGATCAGCAGCGCCACCTGTTGAACGGAAAATTCGTCGATGTTGAGATCGACGATCTCGTAAAACCCAGAGTCTGCGGACATCCACAGGCTTTTTCTATCGCGGTCAATAATCTGGTGCGCAATGCATTCGAGCACACACTCGACGGGCAGGTACCGATCACGATTCGTGTCAGTGAGCGTGAGCTATTCGTCACCAACCAGGTAGGTAGTGAAGCGGATGAGCGGCACACGCCGACCGAGTCCTCGTCTCAAGGGTATGGTCTGGGGCTGGGAATCGTTCACCGGCTGTGTGAGCGCAATGGCTGGTCGTTTTCGCTGCACGCCGACGAGACGCGTGTAGTCGCCCGTCTCGCGTGGTGA
- a CDS encoding response regulator transcription factor, which translates to MVHALGAAPIRVLIVEDSRGICENIAAYLERYNYVLDFAYDGISAMHLALTNPFDVIVLDLNLPGMDGLSFCQKLRADAQLETPVLMLTARDTLDDKLKGFEAGADDYLIKPFALQELHARLQALYKRSHGKTANLLTVGDLTLNRSTLQVYRAGRHIDLTPAGMRLLQRLMEQAPSVVARDDLETLLWADERPDGDALRSHMYKLRQAIDRPFDRPLIHTLHRIGYRIAEDTQ; encoded by the coding sequence ATGGTACATGCGCTTGGTGCGGCGCCGATTAGAGTGTTGATCGTCGAAGACAGCCGCGGTATTTGCGAGAATATTGCCGCGTATCTTGAAAGGTATAACTATGTTTTGGATTTTGCCTATGACGGTATCAGCGCTATGCACCTGGCACTGACGAATCCGTTCGACGTGATTGTTCTGGACCTGAATCTTCCGGGGATGGATGGCCTGAGTTTCTGCCAAAAGCTGCGAGCGGATGCCCAATTAGAAACGCCGGTGCTTATGCTAACCGCGAGGGATACCCTTGACGATAAACTTAAAGGGTTCGAGGCAGGTGCCGATGATTATTTGATAAAGCCCTTCGCCTTACAAGAGTTGCATGCGCGACTGCAGGCGCTGTACAAGCGTAGTCACGGTAAAACCGCCAATCTGTTAACGGTAGGTGATCTGACCCTGAACAGGTCCACGCTGCAGGTGTATCGCGCGGGGCGGCACATCGATCTCACTCCTGCTGGCATGAGACTCCTGCAGCGATTGATGGAGCAGGCACCGTCTGTTGTGGCCCGCGATGATCTCGAAACCTTGTTATGGGCTGACGAGCGCCCCGATGGTGATGCGCTTCGCTCGCACATGTACAAGCTGCGTCAGGCGATCGATCGACCGTTTGATCGCCCGCTGATCCATACGTTGCATCGCATCGGCTACCGCATTGCTGAGGATACTCAGTGA
- a CDS encoding TonB-dependent receptor gives MSKQLRQVSWLTLSALLMGMPLVTHAAEAPGALTFIVKDRYTDRPLSSVQITLEERETNTTRSVQTDAQGRIVIDQLDPGLYSVSVAKGGFNSLYEPSIRVVTRKNLKVELELGEQALEEVEVRAQQAEALAVSSTYLDREALRSAVGGGADPLLSLDGLPGLASASEFASFSVRGRGPRDNLIFVDDFPFDKAVHFDATLGEAEDVGGGGRFSIFAPNVISGAEFSPGGWGAAYGGRAASLLKLEVADGNPSPSASFRYDLAGYEIGYDGPTGITEDSTLLVSARRLDFGALFETIEELDIGEPVLRDVIVKSVIPLNQNHTFEILLMDTHEDYTRGVTHVFASPNFEDASLQDSEQDSDLYGMTLRSLVGEDAVWTNKVYYRTSDKVSSEGESFPDLVPEGSPASSFPVREDIITIGEAETEIGWRSDFETVNQWGVFSAGTRVTQIELDYNTVLDGDWIRYIYDDDDFRPDPGQRFIVLTPESINSSLVQKETNYAGYVEQLFQRGDWDIRTGMRFERDGFADQSLASPRFSVNWRPSTKVRYFATAGLFHQSPRFLDLAANESNDLENEEITHASIGYEYFPNSNWSVLTEAYYQNLGNLVVDLDRASGTFANIGDGTSYGVDVVANGMIREGIYATATYSYNDAVIDRKDGRGDVAADFSREHVATLGLTWEISSRWKVAGRYKYLSGTPDDLFIIHSDVLGAGQPLRYSKEITERNVGRTSGAGSLNVRVDYRRAFGPIDVTAFLDVINVTAASSSDESEFDYRRGVVVEDDSEAEPLIGLRLDYAW, from the coding sequence ATGAGCAAGCAATTGAGACAGGTATCGTGGTTGACTCTATCGGCGCTGTTGATGGGAATGCCGCTTGTCACACACGCCGCGGAGGCGCCCGGCGCACTGACGTTCATCGTCAAAGACCGGTATACCGACCGGCCACTCTCATCCGTGCAGATCACGCTCGAGGAACGGGAAACCAATACCACGCGATCTGTACAGACCGATGCACAAGGTCGCATCGTCATTGATCAGCTCGACCCCGGCCTCTACTCGGTGAGCGTAGCCAAAGGCGGGTTCAACTCCCTGTATGAGCCAAGTATCCGCGTGGTTACGCGCAAAAACCTCAAGGTCGAACTCGAACTTGGCGAGCAGGCGCTTGAGGAAGTGGAGGTCCGGGCACAGCAGGCGGAAGCATTGGCCGTTAGCAGCACCTACCTCGATCGAGAGGCGTTGCGCAGTGCGGTTGGTGGCGGCGCAGACCCGCTCCTTTCACTAGATGGTTTACCGGGCCTGGCATCCGCCAGTGAGTTCGCGAGCTTCAGCGTACGCGGCCGTGGCCCCCGGGATAATCTGATATTCGTTGATGACTTTCCCTTTGATAAAGCGGTGCACTTTGATGCGACATTGGGTGAAGCGGAAGATGTCGGTGGCGGCGGCCGCTTCTCGATTTTCGCACCGAATGTGATTAGCGGTGCCGAGTTTTCACCGGGTGGGTGGGGTGCGGCTTATGGCGGCCGGGCGGCATCGCTACTCAAACTGGAAGTCGCTGACGGCAATCCCAGTCCTTCCGCCAGTTTCCGCTACGACCTTGCGGGCTATGAAATTGGTTATGACGGTCCTACCGGTATCACGGAAGACTCTACCTTGCTCGTTTCTGCCCGACGGCTGGATTTCGGCGCTTTGTTTGAAACGATCGAAGAGCTCGATATCGGTGAGCCGGTCTTGAGAGACGTCATCGTTAAGTCGGTCATACCCCTCAACCAGAACCACACCTTCGAAATTCTGTTGATGGATACGCACGAGGACTATACCCGCGGCGTAACCCATGTGTTTGCATCGCCCAATTTCGAAGATGCCTCACTTCAGGATTCGGAACAGGATAGTGATTTGTACGGTATGACGTTGCGCTCCCTGGTCGGTGAAGACGCTGTCTGGACCAACAAGGTGTACTACCGCACAAGCGACAAGGTCAGTTCAGAGGGTGAATCGTTTCCTGATCTCGTACCTGAGGGATCGCCTGCGTCCAGCTTTCCGGTGCGGGAAGACATTATTACCATCGGTGAGGCCGAGACAGAGATCGGCTGGCGCAGTGACTTCGAGACGGTAAACCAATGGGGTGTATTCAGTGCCGGTACGCGAGTCACGCAGATTGAACTGGACTATAACACCGTCCTGGATGGTGATTGGATCCGATATATCTATGACGATGATGATTTCAGGCCAGACCCCGGTCAGCGCTTTATTGTACTGACCCCCGAGAGCATCAATTCTTCGCTCGTTCAGAAGGAAACCAACTACGCCGGTTACGTAGAGCAACTGTTTCAACGTGGCGATTGGGATATCCGAACAGGCATGCGGTTTGAACGCGACGGCTTTGCCGACCAGAGCCTTGCGTCGCCCAGATTCAGCGTCAATTGGCGGCCGAGTACAAAGGTTCGATATTTTGCGACTGCCGGACTGTTTCATCAGTCACCACGGTTCCTGGATCTTGCCGCTAACGAATCGAACGATCTTGAGAATGAAGAAATTACCCACGCCAGTATCGGCTATGAATACTTCCCGAACAGCAACTGGTCGGTATTGACCGAAGCCTATTATCAAAATCTCGGCAACCTGGTGGTAGACCTCGACCGGGCAAGCGGAACCTTTGCGAACATTGGTGACGGCACATCGTACGGCGTCGATGTTGTGGCCAATGGTATGATTCGCGAGGGTATTTACGCTACCGCAACCTATTCGTACAACGATGCGGTAATCGACCGGAAAGACGGTCGCGGCGACGTTGCCGCTGACTTCAGCCGCGAGCATGTGGCTACCCTGGGTCTGACCTGGGAAATCAGCAGCCGCTGGAAGGTCGCCGGGCGCTACAAATACCTTTCCGGTACGCCAGATGACCTCTTTATTATCCACTCAGACGTGTTGGGAGCGGGGCAGCCGCTGCGCTACTCGAAGGAGATCACCGAGCGGAATGTCGGCCGCACGAGTGGTGCCGGTTCGTTGAACGTTCGTGTTGACTACCGGCGCGCCTTTGGCCCCATCGACGTAACCGCCTTTCTCGATGTCATCAACGTAACGGCTGCATCGTCGAGCGACGAGTCCGAGTTTGACTACCGCCGGGGCGTAGTAGTAGAGGATGATAGTGAAGCCGAGCCGCTTATTGGTCTGCGGCTGGACTATGCCTGGTAA